One bacterium DNA window includes the following coding sequences:
- the ffh gene encoding signal recognition particle protein — MFQELSEKFETVLRRLRGQGRLTEANISDALREVRRVLLEADVNYKIARQFIADVEKRAVGQEVLKSITPGQQVIKILYDELCKLLGEKEAPLLFSKRLPNAIMLVGLQGSGKTTLAGKLARHLRKKGRNPLLVAADVYRPAAIQQLQVIGKSLDIQTYSEPGHDVPAICRHAIEQARKNMLDTILIDTAGRLHVDDEMMQEVRRVKETVDPTEILFVVDGMTGQDAVNTAQAFLQQLDFSGVVLTKMDGDARGGAALSIRAVTQKPIKFLSVGEKLDQLEPFHPDRMASRILGMGDVVSLVEKAQEAVNVDRALRLEKRLRRQEFDLEDFLEQLQQVKKMGPLQDILAMLPGAHNKAFKSMQVDERALIRVEAMIHSMTLAERANPSIINGSRRKRIASGSGVTVQEINRLLSQFEMMKKMMKMMKHKGG; from the coding sequence ATGTTTCAAGAGCTTTCGGAAAAATTTGAAACCGTTCTCCGCCGATTACGCGGCCAGGGCCGGTTGACTGAAGCCAACATCTCCGACGCGCTGCGTGAAGTACGACGCGTGCTGTTGGAGGCCGACGTCAATTACAAAATCGCCAGGCAGTTCATCGCCGATGTGGAAAAGCGCGCCGTTGGCCAGGAGGTGCTCAAGAGCATCACGCCGGGCCAACAGGTGATCAAGATCCTCTATGATGAGTTGTGCAAGCTGCTGGGTGAAAAAGAAGCTCCCCTTCTTTTTTCCAAGCGTTTGCCCAATGCGATCATGCTGGTGGGTTTGCAGGGTTCCGGCAAGACCACGTTGGCCGGCAAACTGGCGCGTCATCTGCGGAAAAAGGGACGCAATCCTCTGCTGGTGGCGGCCGATGTATACCGGCCGGCGGCGATTCAGCAGTTGCAGGTGATCGGCAAGAGCCTGGACATTCAAACCTACAGCGAGCCCGGTCATGATGTGCCGGCCATCTGTCGGCATGCGATCGAACAGGCGCGCAAGAATATGCTCGACACCATCCTCATTGACACCGCGGGGCGGCTGCACGTGGACGATGAGATGATGCAGGAGGTCCGACGCGTCAAAGAGACGGTGGATCCGACGGAGATACTTTTCGTCGTCGATGGAATGACCGGGCAGGACGCGGTGAACACCGCTCAGGCTTTTTTACAGCAACTGGATTTCTCCGGTGTGGTGTTGACCAAGATGGACGGCGATGCCCGCGGCGGCGCTGCGCTGTCGATCCGGGCGGTGACGCAAAAGCCCATCAAGTTTCTCAGTGTGGGTGAAAAGCTGGACCAGTTGGAGCCCTTTCATCCCGACCGGATGGCTTCGCGTATTTTAGGCATGGGCGATGTGGTGTCGCTGGTGGAAAAAGCCCAGGAGGCGGTGAACGTCGACCGGGCCCTCAGGCTGGAGAAACGGCTCCGTCGTCAGGAATTTGATCTGGAAGATTTTCTCGAGCAGTTACAGCAGGTCAAAAAAATGGGACCGTTGCAGGATATTCTGGCCATGTTGCCGGGCGCCCACAACAAGGCGTTCAAATCCATGCAGGTGGATGAACGGGCGCTGATCCGGGTGGAGGCGATGATCCATTCCATGACTCTGGCTGAGCGCGCCAATCCTTCCATCATCAACGGCAGCCGGCGCAAGCGCATTGCTTCCGGCAGCGGCGTGACCGTGCAGGAGATCAACCGGTTGCTGAGCCAGTTTGAGATGATGAAAAAAATGATGAAGATGATGAAACATAAAGGCGGCG